A genomic region of Microbacterium schleiferi contains the following coding sequences:
- a CDS encoding glycine cleavage system protein R encodes MPRYVITLVGEDRSGLVSAVADAVSAHGGNWEGSQLAERAGVFAGVIEISVPEESAAPLLSALRELDETLTVTTLSGAESSTASSPVSSLVISLVANDRPGIVREVSAVLAAHELSIDDLSTDVRDAAMAGGRVFEASVLAHAAPGTDLSRVKDDLEKLAAELQVEIAIG; translated from the coding sequence GTGCCTCGCTACGTGATCACCCTCGTCGGAGAGGACCGGTCGGGACTGGTCTCGGCGGTCGCGGATGCCGTCAGCGCCCACGGCGGCAACTGGGAGGGGAGCCAGCTCGCCGAACGCGCGGGAGTCTTCGCCGGGGTCATCGAAATCTCGGTTCCCGAGGAGTCGGCTGCGCCGCTGCTGTCAGCCCTGCGGGAGCTCGACGAGACCCTGACCGTGACGACGCTCTCGGGCGCGGAGTCGTCCACTGCCAGCAGCCCGGTCAGTTCCCTCGTGATCTCCTTGGTCGCCAACGACCGCCCGGGAATCGTCCGCGAGGTCTCGGCAGTGCTGGCCGCGCACGAGCTCAGCATCGATGACCTGTCGACGGACGTGCGGGACGCGGCGATGGCCGGTGGGCGCGTCTTCGAGGCATCCGTTCTCGCCCACGCGGCACCCGGGACCGACCTTTCCCGGGTGAAGGACGACCTGGAGAAGCTGGCCGCGGAGTTGCAGGTCGAGATCGCGA